Proteins encoded within one genomic window of Brassica rapa cultivar Chiifu-401-42 chromosome A09, CAAS_Brap_v3.01, whole genome shotgun sequence:
- the LOC103837703 gene encoding UPF0496 protein At5g66675, with the protein MFLGLFSKTMEEDKSNSSSKNRTTTPQPQPPLRQIRTDMASIYSSDLTSYNSACKEDPDLQSFDSSLHSRTNRVINSLASGAESRSLSFEALIEVSGCLLEMNQEVVRFIIESREDVWDNKDLTSLVNAYFDSSIKTLDFCNAVDHCVKRARIGQMIIQFAVKQFEMESSSPEPGAHNYAKTLQELNKFKASGDPFDGDFFMLFESVYEQQVMLLETLHKQKRKLDKKLKNIKHWKKISNVVFVTAFVSVLIFSVVAAAIAAPPVVTAVAAALAVPLGSVGKWCSHLWKKYETAVRREKDVVLSMKVGAHITMKDMENIRVHVDKLKIEMEAMMQRVDFAIEEGEEEVAVRLSMQEISKRFDVFTERIEEVGENAAKCSKDITLARTIVLRHILSFPTSSESEQGNLIEAITL; encoded by the exons ATGTTCCTTGGACTATTCTCCAAAACCATGGAAGAAGACAAATCAAACTCCAGCAGCAAAAACAGAACCACCACACCACAACCACAACCCCCTCTTCGACAGATCCGAACAGACATGGCTTCCATATACTCATCCGATCTCACTTCCTACAACTCAGCCTGCAAAGAAGACCCAGATTTACAATCCTTCGACTCCTCCCTTCACAGCCGCACCAACAGAGTCATCAACTCCCTCGCCTCGGGAGCTGAATCTCGCTCCCTCTCCTTCGAAGCCCTCATAGAAGTCTCCGGCTGCCTCCTCGAAATGAACCAAGAAGTCGTCAGATTCATCATCGAAAGCCGAGAAGACGTGTGGGACAACAAAGACTTGACGTCTCTCGTCAACGCTTACTTCGACAGCAGCATCAAGACCCTAGACTTCTGCAATGCCGTCGACCACTGCGTCAAACGAGCCAGGATAGGCCAAATGATCATTCAGTTCGCGGTTAAGCAGTTCGAGATGGAGTCTTCTTCACCCGAGCCTGGTGCTCACAACTACGCCAAAACTCTCCAAGAGCTCAACAAGTTCAAAGCTTCAGGCGATCCCTTTGATGGAGACTTCTTCATGCTCTTTGAGTCCGTCTACGAGCAGCAGGTGATGCTTCTTGAGACACTCCACAAGCAGAAGAGGAAGCTCGACAAAAAGCTTAAGAACATTAAACACTGGAAGAAGATATCGAACGTGGTCTTCGTGACCGCGTTCGTATCCGTTTTGATCTTCTCCGTGGTCGCAGCCGCTATAGCCGCGCCGCCGGTCGTGACCGCGGTCGCAGCTGCGTTGGCGGTTCCATTAGGCTCCGTAGGGAAATGGTGTAGTCATCTTTGGAAGAAGTACGAAACCGCTGTGAGAAGGGAGAAGGATGTTGTTCTGTCGATGAAGGTAGGTGCTCATATAACGATGAAGGACATGGAGAACATCAGAGTGCATGTGGATAAGTTGAAGATCGAGATGGAAGCGATGATGCAGAGAGTTGATTTTGCGATCGAGGAGGGAGAAGAAGAGGTGGCTGTGAGGCTTTCGATGCAGGAGATCAGCAAGAGGTTTGATGTGTTCACGGAGAGGATAGAGGAAGTGGGTGAGAACGCGGCTAAGTGTAGCAAAGATATCACGTTGGCGAGAACTATTGTTTTGAGACATATTCTGAGTTTCCCAACTAGTTCAGAGTCAGAGCAAGGGAACTT GATTGAAGCTATTACATTGTGA
- the LOC103837702 gene encoding calcium uniporter protein 3, mitochondrial: MASKKTLARNFFNISKTYSRVTRMRPPTKPGITPVAGDSGIRRRFIHKRALFWPEISPKGGTLMEKLRELSLSNNRIRLDEMLPPPTPENTSPGISQAVTMEDVKKLMRAAEMEMVKTRLREIGQNWVPYSEFVRVCGENNSDPEQGNRVANMLEEGGDVIVLGNFVCLKPEELTNAVAGLIPTQEPTRDAATRQEFEQLEVIKSDIDKRAENMARRELYAGLGLVIAPTIGCFRLTFWELSWDVMEPICYYVSTGYFMAGYAFFLRTSKEPTFGGFLKSRFEKKQKQLIKSLDFDIDRFTKLQKIHRPELTDSAARS, encoded by the exons ATGGCGTCGAAGAAAACTCTAGCTCGTAATTTCTTCAACATCTCCAAAACCTATTCCCGGGTTACCCGAATGCGTCCTCCGACCAAACCCGGCATTACTCCGGTCGCCGGAGATTCTGGAATCCGCCGGAGATTTATCCACAAGAGGGCACTTTTCTGGCCGGAGATATCTCCTAAAGGAGGTACTCTGATGGAGAAACTCAGGGAGCTGAGTTTGTCGAACAATAGGATTCGCCTCGACGAGATGTTACCGCCACCGACGCCGGAGAATACGTCTCCGGGAATTTCTCAGGCGGTTACGATGGAAGACGTGAAGAAGCTAATGAGGGCAGCGGAAATGGAGATGGTGAAAACGAGGCTGAGAGAGATAGGGCAAAACTGGGTTCCCTATTCGGAGTTTGTTCGGGTATGCGGAGAAAACAATTCGGATCCTGAACAAGGTAACCGGGTCGCGAATATGCTTGAGGAAGGCGGAGACGTCATCGTTTTGGGAAATTTTGTGTGCCTTAAGCCGGAAGAG CTAACAAACGCTGTGGCTGGTCTGATTCCGACACAAGAACCCACTCGTGACGCTGCGACAAGACAAGAGTTTGAGCAACTTGAGGTTATAAAATCAGATATCGACAAAAGAGCCGAAAATATGGCGAGGAGAGAGTTATATGCAGGATTAGGGCTTGTTATAGCCCCAACGATTGGGTGTTTTAGGTTGACGTTTTGGGAACTGTCGTGGGACGTGATGGAGCCCATATGCTATTACGTAAGTACGGGTTATTTCATGGCTGGTTATGCCTTCTTCCTACGAACCTCAAAGGAACCTACCTTCGGAGGGTTTTTGAAAAGCCGGTTCGAGAAGAAGCAGAAACAGTTGATTAAATCGCTTGATTTCGATATTGACCGGTTTACCAAGCTACAGAAGATACATCGTCCAGAGTTGACTGATTCAGCTGCTCGTTCttga
- the LOC103837704 gene encoding dolichyl-diphosphooligosaccharide--protein glycosyltransferase 48 kDa subunit, whose translation MMNLSRSVALISLFLLPLLSFSFSVDNPTDRRVLVLLDDVSLKSSHSIFFSTLKSRGFDLDFKLADDSKLALQRYGQYLYDGLIVFAPSTERFGGSLDSKSIADFVDSGRDLILSADTSASDLIRGIALECGVDFDEDSSAMVIDHSSFSVSDGDHTLIAADDLVKSDAILGKTKIEAPVLFRGVAHSLNPTNNLVLKVLSASPSAYSANPSSKLSSPPQLTGSAISLVSVMQARNNARVVISGSLQLFSDRLFRSGVQKAGSPNKYEKSGNEQFATELSKWVFHERGHLKAGSLVHHRVGETDEPAIYRIKDDLEFSVEILEWSGKSWEPYVADDVQVQFYMMSPYVLKTLSTDKKGMFHTSFKVPDVYGVFQFKVEYGKLGYTTLSLSKQIPVRPYRHNEYERFIPTAYPYYGACFTTMAGFFVFSFVYLYHK comes from the exons ATGATGAACCTCTCGAGATCCGTCGCGCTGATCTCCTTATTCCTTCTCCCGCTGCTTAGCTTCTCCTTCTCCGTCGACAATCCGACGGATCGGCGTGTTCTCGTTCTTCTCGACGATGTATCACTCAAATCCTCTCACTCCATCTTCTTCAGCACTCTCAAATCCCGTGGATTCGATCTGGATTTCAAATTAGCAGATGACTCGAAGCTCGCGCTTCAACGATACGGCCAGTACTTGTACGACGGGCTCATCGTCTTCGCCCCGTCCACAGAGC GATTTGGAGGATCATTGGATTCGAAATCCATAGCTGACTTCGTTGATTCGGGTCGTGACTTGATCTTATCGGCGGATACTTCTGCTTCTGATCTGATTCGGGGGATTGCTTTAGAATGTGGTGTTGATTTCGATGAG GATTCTTCGGCTATGGTTATTGATCATTCCAGCTTCTCCGTCTCTGACGGCGACCACACCTTGATTGCTGCCGATGATTTAGTTAAGTCAGATGCCATTTTAGGAAAAACCAAGATTGAG GCTCCCGTGCTCTTCAGAGGTGTTGCGCATTCATTGAACCCTACCAACAATCTG GTTTTGAAAGTTCTTTCAGCTTCTCCATCTGCTTATTCTGCTAACCCGAGCTCGAAGTTGTCGAGTCCTCCCCAGCTCACTGGGTCTGCAATTTCGTTAGTGTCGGTCATGCAg GCGAGGAACAATGCTAGGGTTGTGATCTCTGGCTCTTTGCAGTTGTTTAGCGATAG GTTGTTCAGATCTGGTGTCCAGAAAGCTGGGAGTCCGAACAA ATATGAAAAATCTGGCAACGAACAGTTTGCGACTGAACTAAGCAAATGGGTCTTCCATGAAAGAGGCCACCTGAAG GCTGGTAGTCTGGTACACCACAGGGTTGGAGAAACAGATGAGCCAGCAATATATAGGATAAAGGATGACCTG GAATTTTCGGTGGAGATACTAGAGTGGTCAGGGAAGAGCTGGGAACCGTATGTAGCTGATGATGTGCAGGTTCAGTTTTACATGATGAGCCCATATGTGTTGAAAACCTTGTCAACAGACAAGAAG GGTATGTTTCATACATCTTTCAAGGTTCCTGATGTCTATGGTGTATTCCAGTTTAAGGTTGAATACGGAAAGCTAGGCTACACTACACTATCTCTTTCAAAGCAG ATTCCTGTGAGGCCTTACAGACACAATGAGTATGAGAGATTTATTCCAACTGCGTATCCTTATTATGGAGCCTGCTTTACCACT ATGGCTGGTTTCTTTGTCTTCAGCTTCGTCTACCTCTACCATAAGTAG